TACAGATTTACTGATCCAGATTGACCATAGTTGGGATCGGCTTTGgttgattccaatccaaatcggGCACAAACATTTTTGTGCACAGTCTTGTCCCCCTCGTGCAATAAGGGGTCTAACCCAAATCCCCTTATTTTGACACTTCGTAACCCATTCCCTCTCATGTGCCCCGCATAACATTCTTTCCCCTTATTATTACATCAGAAGACAAAATATTTTGGCCAGGCCTAAAACATTTAATTCAAATAATTCATGGGCCGACCATTcaattaaggggaaaaaaaagacaaCTAATTCGACATGGATGGATTTGTAATGTCAAACTCAGCCTTAATTTTCCCAACTTTGTATCTATCCTATGAACCACGCAAAAAAAGTGTGGCTAAGGTTTTTGCAAGGCACCAACCTTCCTCCTTTATATGGGGCTTAGTACATTGCAAACcaacataaaataaaagcaGTTGCTGGGAGTCCATTcctctttcaccaaaaaaacaaaaaaaaatctttcaggTAGAGCTGCAGACCATGTTCTTCAAGGTCATGGTGTTGTCTCTTCTGCTCAGGAGAGTTGAATCATCACAACAAGAAGAtcttagtttcacctacaatgGATTTCGAGAAGCTAACATCAGTTTGGATGGCTTAGCCCAGATCACACACAATGGCCTCCTAATGCTAACAAATGGAACCAAACTACAGAAGAGTCACACCTTCTACCCCCATCCACTTCACTTCAAGAATCTTTCCACTGGTAatgtcttctccttctccactACATTTGTATTTGCCATGGTCTCTGAGTATCCCACAATAGGAGGTCCTGGAATAGCCTTTGTTATCACTCCCTCAATGAAGTTCCCAGGAGCTGAGGCAGGCCATTATATGGGTCTCTTTAACGCGACCAACCTTGGGAATTCATCTAACCATGTCATTGCAGTCGAGCTTGATAGCCTCCTAAATTTGGATTTCAAAGACATAGATGACAACCATGTTGGTATTGATATCAATGAGTTGACATCTATTAAATCTTCTCCAACATCTTTTTTTAGTGATCAAGACCACCAGCACCATAACCTGACCCTCATCAGTGGACAACCCATGCAACTTTGGGTGGAATATAATGGTCCACAGAAGCAACTTAATGTGACAATAGCTCCATTTAATGTCCCTAAACCCTTTATCCCACTTCTGTCTTTGAACCTTGATCTTGCTCGGATCATCATAGATCCCATGTTTGTGGGTTTCTCGTCAGCTACTGCTAATGTTCAAGTAAACCAGTATGTGTTAGGATGGAGCTTTAGGATGAATGGGGAAGCAGGAGAATTAGATCTCTCTCGACTTCCAAAACTTCCTAGAAGAGGacccaaaaagaaaactaaaattgTAACCATTGGCATTCCTGTTGTGTCCTGTGCTGTTTTAGTTGTAGCCATAATCTTAGTACTcatcttatttataatgagaaggaagaaaaagtttGCAGAAGTGTTGGAAGAATGGGAACTCAATTATGGACCTCACAGGTTCAAATATAAAGATCTCTACATTGCCACCAAGGGGTTTAAGGACAATGAGCTTCTTGGAGTGGGTGGCTTTGGTAGGGTCTATCGAGGTGTATTACCTACCTCCAAACAAGAAGTCGCAGTGAAGAGAATCTCCCATGATTCAAAACAAGGGGAAAGGGAATTCATTGCTGAGATTGTCAGCATTGGTAAATTGCGGCACCGGAACATAGTAACACTCTTGGGCTATTGTCGACGTAAGGGAGAGCTCCTTCTAGTGTATGATTTCATGCCTAATGGAAGTCTAAACAAGCTCCTCTACGATCAATCTGATAAGACAGAGTCAGTAGTACTGAGTTGGACTCAAAGAtttcaaatcatcaaaaatgTTGCATCTGCTCTGTTATATCTTCATGAAGAATGGGAACAGGTTGTGATTCACAGAGATGTGAAGTCCAGTAATGTTTTATTAGACAAGGAAATGAATGGAAGATTAGGAGATTTTGGGCTTGCAAGATTGTATGATCATGGAACTGATCCACAAACCACTCATGTAGTGGGAACACTTGGTTATCTTGCACCAGAATTTTCAAGAATTGGGAAAGCAAACCCAAGCACAGATGTGTTTGCATTTGGGGCTTTTATGCTTGAAGTTGCTTGTGGTAGGAGGCCTATACAGATAAGAGCATCAGAAGAGCGTATGGTGTTAATGGATTGGGTATTGTCATGTTGGAGTAAAGGGCTAATTCTTGAGACTGTGGATCCCAAGCTGGGAACAGAGTATAAAGTTGAGGAAATGGAAATGGTGTTAAAGCTTGGATTGCTCTGTTCTCATTCTATTCCAGT
The nucleotide sequence above comes from Telopea speciosissima isolate NSW1024214 ecotype Mountain lineage chromosome 3, Tspe_v1, whole genome shotgun sequence. Encoded proteins:
- the LOC122656326 gene encoding L-type lectin-domain containing receptor kinase IV.1-like → MFFKVMVLSLLLRRVESSQQEDLSFTYNGFREANISLDGLAQITHNGLLMLTNGTKLQKSHTFYPHPLHFKNLSTGNVFSFSTTFVFAMVSEYPTIGGPGIAFVITPSMKFPGAEAGHYMGLFNATNLGNSSNHVIAVELDSLLNLDFKDIDDNHVGIDINELTSIKSSPTSFFSDQDHQHHNLTLISGQPMQLWVEYNGPQKQLNVTIAPFNVPKPFIPLLSLNLDLARIIIDPMFVGFSSATANVQVNQYVLGWSFRMNGEAGELDLSRLPKLPRRGPKKKTKIVTIGIPVVSCAVLVVAIILVLILFIMRRKKKFAEVLEEWELNYGPHRFKYKDLYIATKGFKDNELLGVGGFGRVYRGVLPTSKQEVAVKRISHDSKQGEREFIAEIVSIGKLRHRNIVTLLGYCRRKGELLLVYDFMPNGSLNKLLYDQSDKTESVVLSWTQRFQIIKNVASALLYLHEEWEQVVIHRDVKSSNVLLDKEMNGRLGDFGLARLYDHGTDPQTTHVVGTLGYLAPEFSRIGKANPSTDVFAFGAFMLEVACGRRPIQIRASEERMVLMDWVLSCWSKGLILETVDPKLGTEYKVEEMEMVLKLGLLCSHSIPVARPPMRQVLRYLEGEVPIPELSSLGLTTNIGGQIFVPSEGSSDVSVWNINPSYMGSEMTLSSSVAESILSGGR